A segment of the Brassica napus cultivar Da-Ae unplaced genomic scaffold, Da-Ae ScsIHWf_143;HRSCAF=255, whole genome shotgun sequence genome:
agtccttcaggaactatgagatctgATCATACcttccaaaccaaggccatggaggattTCTCCtaaccggccaaggccatggtttagtgtcatcaagtctgatccaacagactacaccataatcattcataatatatatattcctcaaggacgtgccatacttggccatgatcaattccacagtcaacagaattgtaattcaaaaggtaatcataaaaccggttaccttatacatgatctgattagatcatgtgccattccttattatgttcggccatgctcctccagggcacgcctctatcaatccttatcatatacttccagtattgataagttccattcatgggtcgcacccATCAGTcattccatggaacttccatgaaactactttctacactgcatttaccttcaaggctgtcttggcctgtaagagtggagtctggccttctcccttctctcctggttaaatgcgtgtgttcccaagacacagaggaagcccaggatgtgatcatccatgatcaaacatcatcacagggtcgaccatcacttcccccttcagtgcccatgaaactgcctttctacacacatctgcccttaaggctgttCATACCATTGAGAGtggagtccggccttctcccttccctCCTGACCATTTGAGTGTGTTCCCAGGGcacagaggaagcctaggacatgatcatccatgatcaatcaccatcaaagggtcgttctcaactcccCTTGTGATTGCccacaaaactgcctctttgctgccttcacaccactcttgatcttggatggagcaatccgactctctctctctttttctctggttttctttgtgtttcagggtgtagaaggaagccctggTGTGCATCTCAACGGCCTGGTCTTCCCACGATCAGAACACGCCAGCAAGATCACACCACTCCACACGGTCCTCCTCTCTTAACCgccggtctctctctctttatctttctGGTAAGATTTTGGAAGAGCTTTGCCTATGGAATTTCGTGCCATTATCTGTGCCAGGGACtctttatttatagagaaacTGAGCCCCAATTGCCCTGGAGAAACCGCCACAAGCAGTTAGAGAGAAAGGGCACAAAACTGTCCATTTTGCACATTTTCGGAAATAACTGCCCAACTGCTCTTCTCTCCTTTGGGCTGTCCGAAAACTAGGCCCAGAACATCATCCTGAGTCCCTTGTCTGAGGCCAAGACCCACGAACCCTTGGTGGTTCATGTCAAGATCCCACCAGCCCATAGCCATCATTGACTAACCAACCGGCCCGGTAACTGCCCAGAACTGTCACACTGGTCCGAGCTTCCAACACTCCATCCAGCTAAgttgagctgactcccagctgacccagctgagtgagctagtagtccagctaccTGAGCTGGCCATACTTGATGTGAGCTACACTGAGCTTGTCCGAGCTTCGCCCAGCTGACCGAGCCTCATTCTCGCATCGTCCAGCTGTCTCATCACTCGTCCAGCTTGCTCTCTTCATATTATTCAATctttctaagtcccttggtcaatttccagacctagacttagttttcccatgatccattctgatcactcacttcatcgagcttcacctggatcttgtccagctaccagctcgcttgtctttaggtcatatgacctgactggtgcgtttcctcgcaccgcagtccgtccggacgatcctatccaggatcggggacatgacagtgagtgtggtgatgatgaagaagaagaaaaggctGAGGAGTCCAGGAGTATTAAGAAGGTAGGTTTAAGGAAAATGACACTAGGAGAATGGTTTAAATTCATGGAGGTTCACGTGCAGAAACAGATAGTTGAGGAGACGGAGAAGATGCTTGAGCTAATGAGAAGTAAAGCTTTGAGAGTTGACCAGTACATTGCAGAGCAGAAGCAAGCAATGGGAAAAGGGCGTGTGAGTTAATCATCTATACCTGAGAATACCATGATCCTCCTTTCTAAGTTAGGTTGCTAAGATCTTTAATTTGCTAATGTTATGTGGGTGAGATTGTTAAAAGCACCTGTATAACTCACTTGGTGCTAATCGACatgatgattttgttttgtgCTAGGAACCACAACTTGTTCGATTTTCTTCTTTATTGTTAAATATTATGCGACGGCTACTGCCaaatatatttggtcactttcTCAATGGTATCTCTGTATACCAATTtaaccttttctttttgaataacCAAtgcttatattaaaaattaaaggcCCGATGGACTAAGTCGATTACAACCGGAGAAATTCTCGACGGTAAGCTGATAAGCTAACATAACTAAAGCATAACGAAAGATAAAATTGGCTAAGGAGAGAAAACCCCGTAGAAAGTCTTCACTTGTAGTCCTAAAACTCGCGTTCGAAAGAACACAAAGAAGTCGAAATCGACGTTGGATAAACCCAACCAATGGGCTTGGATCTCCCGACGTTGCAATGAGGTGCGGAGAGGCTGCCAGAGTAGGACTACACACATAGTCGTCGATGGTACAATCTCTGAAGGATAGCAATTGGTAGAGTCGGGAAATGCTGAAATCGGATGGCAATGGAGTGAGATGCGGAGAGACTGCCAGAGTAGGACTACACGCAGAGTTGTCGACGGTACAGCGTGTATACCAATTTAACCATTATTGCAGATAAATAGTTATGCAAGTATCCTCACGGTATATCTGCAGTAAGTAGATACTGTTGGATCCAATTTTGGTCAGTACATTAATGGGCCGCGATCAAAGACATGAGCCGCGAGGAATTAAAGCCCATAGCAAGCAATCAAGCCCAAAACGAAGACTTCGAGGCCCCGGAGATCGCGGAACAAGAGACGAAGATCGCGGAGCAGTTACGAAGGTCACGAGGTCGACTTACTATAAAGGAAGGAGAGCGGACATGAAGaaggacacgttgaaaaccctagagagagctacacacaTACATCGACATTGTTTTCATCCCAATCTTAGATCCTTTCTTTACCGATCTCATTTGTATCATTCGATCTAGTTCAATTCATTGTTTTCggtcttattcatcaataaagtctatttttacctactggaaactatttacatcgttgtgttctaaagatatcattgcctacatcatttgtcttccctagatcaGACTCccaatcactatcaaatacttagtgtagattttaggttctacattTGGAGCCGACTGTGGggaagataaacgaaaaacatcTTCGATAAGAAACTGATTTAAGTTTCCTAAGCGCGACTATGGATCCCAACCAAACCGTTGGAACCACACCCTAAAGAGTCAACGACATCGATCCTATCGGATCCGACTCGGGGACCGAAACCATACCAACTGGGTTGACGGGAGCCAATGCGCGACCGGAACAACCCAGACGCAACGAATCCCTCCGATCGGGACTTCAAGTCAAGATTGATCTCCTCTGATCAACCAGACATCGATCCCAGAACGAGTCGGAGCTCGAGTCTTGAACCGTCCCGGGGACAGATAATCAGCCGATGATATGACCCGATCTCAATCCAGACCAATTTCGCCGACCCCTCTAGCCCAAACTCGAGAAGAAGTGACCGAACTTCGAGGAATGGTCTCGTCTCTAATCGACAAAATTCGTAACCAAAGGATCGCCAATCAAACCATTGCTAACCGACTAGACCAGGCTGAGAGGGAACTCGCAGAGTATCGAGCTGCAAACGCTCGAGAAAGAAATCATACACCCCTCGATCCGTTAAGAGGAACGTCGAGCGCTCGGTCCGGACGCTACAGGGAAAAACTCACAACGACCCCCGCCGCAGGCATGACCCACCGAAGCCTAAGCTACAGCGGATTGGACGAAATCGACACTGGCTACAACGTCCGCGAAGCACTCCGATCCAATTCCAGAGCGGATCAATGAAAAGGCAGGGGGAACCGAGAATGCGGATCCCACCGACCGAACCATTCGATCCCCGAAAATCAAACTCCATCCGCCAAGAGGACCCTCCATCAAGCGGGATTCGATAACCTAACATAACAAGCTCAGAGGCACGACTTCGCACCCCCGTCAATATCGACTCCCAAAGGGAAGACCTAGGGATCCCGAGTGAAATCGGAGCGTTCCAGAATTATATCGAGAGGAACGACGCCGAGCTCAAAAGGATACATGCCATCGTACATATGGCAACGACCTTTGCCCCAGATATCGACATGGTCATCGAGGAAACAAGAAGGACTCCATTTACAAACAAAATTGCCAGCGTGAGGCTGCATCATGTTGGGAAATTAAAATTCCCCGAATACGCAGGAAACACGGACCCAAAGGCCCCCGTACGAGCCTTCCGTCTAGCAATATCGAGAGCACACCTCACCGACAACGAAAAAGAGGCCGGTTACTGCCACTTATTAGCCAAGAACCTCACGGGAGccgccctcgaatggttcgctgGACTAGAAGAAAACTCGATTGACAATTTCACTCAGTTGGTATCTacattcctcaaacagtactcagTCTTCATAGAAACAAGAGTTACCGAGGCAGATCTTTGGAATCTCAAGCAAGCGCCTTTCAAGCCGTTGAGAGCGTACCTAAACAAGTTCAGAGAAATCAAAGCCAAGATTTCGCATCCAAACGAGGTCGTCGCCTTGGCAGCATTGAAGAATGGCGTTTGGTTCTCATCCAAATTTAGGGAAGAACTGGCAGTACGAGCACCTATCTCGTTGGATGACGCCTTACACCGAGCCTCGTACTTCGCTACCCACGAGGAGGAGGTCGCAGCCTTAAAGGACCAGTATAGCGCGAACAAGAATAATGCAACCAAAAAGCCAACCGCGCCTAAAGAACAAGCGACCAAAGGGCAACATTCCTACACAATAAACAACTCGCCGCAAAAAATCTTCCACATACGACCTCAGCAAATATTGCGCCTTTCATGACCGCAAAGGCCATTCGACTGAAGAGTGTCGAGTGGCGCTTCGCAGTCAGAacgaaaataataaaaccagCGAAGAAACCGGAGTGGAAGAGGAAGAGCCAGTGACTCCAAAATCTAACCGAAAAGCCAAAGTCTCGTCGAACAAAAGAGGGAGGGAAACCGAGACGGAGTCGCCGAGCTCTCCACCCACAGCCCCGAAGAAAAGAGTCGACATAATTTCGTGGAGCCAAACAACAACACAACCGACGAAATCAAGAGCCAACCGAAGGGAAAATATGCGTTGAGGTCACGGTAGCAATCCGCACATTATAATAACCCGATAAAGCTACTCTTCCTCCCAGTGTCACTCAGTACAACCCTAACACAGAGTCCCTGCGGAAAAATCCCCAACTTCAAGCGAAAGAACAAGATGACCAAAATTCGCAAGCTACTAGAAAAACCAACTACCCTACAAATTCAGAAAAAGACAGAATGCAGACCTTTAATCGCAACCTGTCTGGGGGACAGAGGCACTACCAACCAACACTAACCAAGAAATGGAATTTTCCGGCCCACGACAAAGGCAAAAAAAGAATCGACTTCATTTACGGAGGTTCCAAGTTCTGCAATTCGGTCAACTCAATCAAAGCGTACCAACGGAGAGCTGAAAACAATGTAGGGGTGAGAGAGCCCCTATCAGGTCCCGACTACGAAATCACCTTCGACGAAAATGAGACCGCAGATCTCGACAAACCATATGACGACGCCCTCATAATACGACTCGACGTCGGCGGTGCGAACTATCTCGAGTAATgatcgacaccggaagctcGGCTGATGTCCTCTTCTACGACGCGTTCAAAAGAATGGGGTTCACCAAAGCACTCCTAAAGCAAGAGTGAACTCCCCTCATCGGGTTCGAGGAGAAACCACCTACTCCCTCGGATCGATCGAACTCGCGGTAACCGATGGGaaattaggaaaatcgtagaaTTCATCGTGATAGACCGTCCAGCTCCGTTCAACGCAATCCTTGGGAGGCTTTGGCTATATAGCATGAAGGCAGTTCCCTCAAACATATCACCAGTGCCTGAAATTTCCAACCCCGAAAGGAATCGAGACTATCAGAGGAAGCCAGAAGAGTTCCAGGACATGCTACCTCGCAAGCTTCAAGGACATCACACAACACTCCTAAATCAAGTAGCCAAGACAAACAACAGACGTACCCATGTACACGAACCATCGACGACAGCAAGCAGACCAATCCTTGGGGAAATAATCGAACTACGTTATGACTTGATCCCTCGacgagggtacgtaggcaactcacGACACGAGTCCAGTCACCCTCCAACTACAAAGCTCGAAAGTGAGCATATCACAACACCCGAGGGACAATGGCACGACAATATTAAACTGCCTTCTTTTCTCAAATCTGTAACAAACCAGAATCCGACATCTTAATAAAATACAGTTTTTAGACATTGCAGTTCGAGCATATCGGATTTCCTATATCTACTAATCGCAAACGATAGTTGACCAAAAATCAGGGCCCTAATCAAGTCCTTGGTTGCGGCCAGCTCCGCCAACAAGCGCGACGCAACTagctaacaaaatatttgttacaTCAAAACCGTCGATAAAAGATTCTACGACAAATCGACTCACGGCCCCAAAAGATCGGCCTcgcataaacataaaaatagcaGCAAATAAACTGGGACTCACGACCCCttctttattaaataataataataattaagcaACAAAAGCAAggggaaaacaaaaacaaaaaaattcctAAAGCTACTTTTCGATGTCGAATTCGCCATCCTCGAACTGACCACCTGAGCACTTCGTCATGTCGTCCGTACCATTCGCCACAGAAGGGACCTTAGCAAAGAAATCTTATGGTAGATCCTCTGAAATCTAAGGCAGATCGAGCTTCCCAACGGAGAAATCCGAAATTGCCATCACATCGAGCTCGGACCCGAGCTCGACCTCCTTTGTTCGAAGTCGTAACAACTCGACTGAACCCAAAAGATTGTTGTTCATGATCTCCTTCAAGAGATCTATATTTGCCATGTCCTCCCAAAGACGAGCTTCACAATCAGTTGCGgcctcttcttctcccacttctCCTTCAGAGATACCAACACATCCAAGTAGCTATCCACCAGAGCCTTTTTGGCATTATAAGTTGCGCGACGAAAGTCGTTAGAGAACTTATTAGCAGAAGATTCAACCTTCACTTCCAAAAAGGAAACTTGCTTGAGGGCCGATTTCTCTCGTTACTCACAACTCGCAGACGAGCTTCGAGCGAAGCAGTCTGATTCCCCAACTTTTCAGCAGCGGCCAGTTGAGCAGCATTGGCACGCTCTCGATCCTGAGCCATCTTCAGACCAAGCTTTAGTTCTCGAACGACCTTCTTTATTTCATAAAGCTCGTCAGAACGCGGAACATCCTGTAGGTGTTCTCTAAAGTCGCCGTGAACTCGTTGTTAGCCTCCATAGCCTGGAACATAGCAAATCAGCACagacaaaacaaacaaagattCAAAAAGGATCGAATATCGAAAAGAATGACCTTAGCATGGGCCACAGCCATCTTCACATAAGCCTCGCGTTCCGTCATATTTCGCAAAGAAGGAAGCGGACACCCATCAGGTTGAAGTGCCTGACCAAGTGAGCAACACTATCCGGGTCCTCCGTAATAGGGAAATCCTGGAGTGAGAAAACCGCCAATGAAACGGTTTAGCAACAGCCGCTTCACCCGAAACACCGAGACGATGGTATGAACCATTCGTTTTAGCCTTCTTCGGGGGACGGTTCACGCCCCTCCGAACCTGTCGGGCTACTCGACTTAACACAAGCAGCAGACTTTTTCACCCTCGAGGTCTTTACCCTGGGTTTGAAGCCCGCGGAAGTCGGGTCTCCTCACGAAGAACTTCTGTGAGCGCTTCGCTCACATCTCCGGTCTGTTTGTGAACGTTCCACGTAACATACCAGTTCGAGTTCGCATCTATCAGAATCGCGAGGGTTTCTTTACAATTTCCAGATttgttattgtttttctttattgttGTCAAGCGTATGTGCTATTCAAGAAAGAAAGAGTGTTATGGAGTGTTTCTTTCTCACCTATGATCTTAAAGCTGTATCTATCTCTCAAGTCTCAAACCATCTGCGTCATATGGAggtaaaaattgtttttttttgcagtgaGTATCTAAATGTGTGTGTTTGCAGGAAGAGGAGACAATTTCATGGAAGAACGTCAATGTTTTGTGCTCGGGCTGTGATATGTTTCTACTGTCTTGGTTGCTTTAGAAGATCGTCTGAGAATCATAGGAGGGCACTTGAATCTCGCACTAGCTGAAGAAAAAGCTCCCAAGAGAAGTAAGCCACCCAGCACGACTCATGTCTTAGACGTGTTCTCCAGCTGTAGGTGTTGACGGAAGTGGCATTGTTGGTACCAGTCCTTCCTTTGTTCATGCAGATGTAGGAGTGGTCTGGTCCACTAATAAAAATGGACGCGGTGGACCCTAATGGATCTGGTCGATGATTTGAATCCAGGAACATAATGTATGTTGTAATTGTAAGAATTGGAAATGCTtattataattgtatttttttgtattataattGTAAGCCTTACTTCTAAAAAGAATGACAAATCCTTcctattgaaaatataaattactttCCAATCAAAGTAAACTAATCATTTTGAAATACTCaataaaattgataatatattatgtaaaattttTAGTACGGACGGGCTAAACCCTAGTGAGCAATAAACTAACGGGCATAGTAGAAATCTCACAGTTACTGTTTACAAGGTATGACACCATCCTCATCACTAACATTAATATGAAtggtattttaatatatgaagTTCCAAATCTTATAATGaatgataaatattaaattatttttccgtATGAACGAGATGGAAGATTAATCCAAGAACAGATCGTTAAACATATTCAGATTTGTTAAATAGACATATTCCGAGAACTTTTGTTTCGCtaacattttgaaaatttacattCTTAtgtaatcatatttatttttcacttgttaaaataattattaaaaatagcaaatagaaattattttattatatttttaatcaaattacagttgatgtttttgaaattttagtttttccaggttattaatcaaaacatgtaaaaatatttatcaagtaCAAATTCGAAACTGTTTAAACAAACATATTAACTCATTTCCACTATAAATACATTGAAACAAACTCTAACCAATCAAAGCTAAGTCAAAAGAGGGATGattacaatttaattttaaatagccgaaatgaaaataaaatcatgTGAAATTGTTTAATATGGACTATTCCATCTCGATTCTcatgtaattatatttattaaattttgattaaactatataatattaaaacacAGATAAACTTTCACAAGATCAAACGTTTAATTATATTTGGCATACAAACTAAAGTTTTACAAGGTCAAAAAATATTTCCAAGCTTAAAATCTTAGACCATATAGAtaccattaaaataaataatgtacacaatttaaacataaaatatatatataacacttagattatagaaatttatttttgttatataaattttttaactaCAAATTAATCATTCGCTTTCAAAGTgtgatcaaaatatatattttttctttttaaaactgCAGTGTAAATTtaaatcccaaaaaaaaatcaacaagaaagcattaaaaaaagaagaaaaacagttACACATGTTCAAATTCAATAATGTTTAACTCGAgagaatttttttgttcattggCGTCTTATGACCCACTCTCAAAGTTGGCCATACGCTTGTAGGATAGAGCCAGTTTAGCTCAATGTTTGCCCGACATGTTTTTCCAAGTGGGTCACCCTTACCAATTTGCatacataataattttcttaaataatactccctctgttcctgaaagtaagattttctagagtatgcacgcttattaagaatttaataaatgtttataatttaaattactttttactttattatacactttccaataactttccaccaatgaaatttaatcaattcaatattctcaattaatgttcctcaaaagtattaaaagtaccttaacaatatagaaaatctatctttggaacaagaaaaaaatctaaaacatcttactttcagGAACGGAGGTAGTACTACACATCCTCCATCCTCCATCCGTTTCTACGTTATCCaagtttaagaaaaatattttatttcta
Coding sequences within it:
- the LOC125597374 gene encoding uncharacterized protein LOC125597374 — its product is MATTFAPDIDMVIEETRRTPFTNKIASVRLHHVGKLKFPEYAGNTDPKAPVRAFRLAISRAHLTDNEKEAGYCHLLAKNLTGAALEWFAGLEENSIDNFTQLVSTFLKQYSVFIETRVTEADLWNLKQAPFKPLRAYLNKFREIKAKISHPNEVVALAALKNGVWFSSKFREELAVRAPISLDDALHRASYFATHEEEVAALKDQYSANKNNATKKPTAPKEQATKGQHSYTINNSPQKIFHIRPQQILRLS